Proteins encoded in a region of the Heterodontus francisci isolate sHetFra1 chromosome 19, sHetFra1.hap1, whole genome shotgun sequence genome:
- the LOC137380388 gene encoding protein SPMIP1, translating into MKHLFDTRSQKCWTELIDKEAYTRIAWREKYGDKYSRVPPTIPKKQSEVPKFPTRNYTLPAIHVPRQEEERKKLVQEVSKAEQLQEMRPVTPQIRALLYDGFSKEQKGRYLYLEKRKAKQPEDKFQYPILSSWEYGWRLGDVIEELQSPVHGRLRTLNDTFYSRNGVFCKQSATDALAKLS; encoded by the exons ATGAAACACCTGTTTGACACTCGCAGTCAGAAGTGCTGGACAGAACTTATTGATAAAGAAGCCTATACTCGTATAGCGTGGAGAGAGAAATATGGGGATAAATATTCCAGGGTTCCACCTACTATTCCCAAGAAGCAGAGTGAAGTTCCCAAATTTCCTACCAGGAATTATACCCTTCCAGCAATTCATGTTCCAAGAcaagaggaagaaagaaagaaactggTTCAGGAAGTTTCAAAAGCTGAGCAGCTTCAGGAGATGCGGCCAGTAACTCCTCAGATTCGAGCTTTGCTATACGATGGTTTTTCGAAAGAGCAGAAAGGCAGGTACCTGTACCTGGAAAAAAGGAAGGCAAAACAGCCAGAGGATAAGTTCCAATATCCTATTCTATCCTCCTGGGAGTATggctggagactgg GTGATGTTATAGAGGAACTCCAGTCACCAGTTCATGGTCGGTTGAGGACTCTAAATGATACTTTCTATTCAAGAAATGGTGTCTTCTGCAAGCAATCTGCAACAGACGCACTTGCTAAGCTAAGCTAA